One segment of Ipomoea triloba cultivar NCNSP0323 chromosome 12, ASM357664v1 DNA contains the following:
- the LOC115998684 gene encoding universal stress protein PHOS34-like has protein sequence MVNARSIGIGMDYTASSKVAVRWAIDNLVRGGDCIIVIHVVSPKADASSAMQLFADTGSPLIPLEEFREMKVSRKYGLNPDPEVLHMLHTVSMQKKVEVVAKVYWGDAREKVCGAVDHLNLDCVVVGSRGLGLLKRILLGSVSTYVVQNATCPVTVVKGKVKS, from the exons atggtgaacgCACGATCAATAGGAATCGGAATGGACTACACGGCAAGCAGCAAGGTGGCTGTGCGGTGGGCGATCGACAACCTCGTACGAGGAGGCGACTGTATCATCGTAATACATGTCGTCTCTCCCAAAGCTGATGCTTCTTCTGCTATGCAGCTGTTCGCCGACACTGGATCTC CTTTGATACCTCTGGAGGAGTTTAGAGAGATGAAAGTGTCGAGGAAATATGGACTTAACCCCGACCCTGAGGTTCTTCATATGCTCCATACAGTTTCCATGCAGAAAAAG GTGGAGGTGGTGGCAAAGGTATATTGGGGGGATGCAAGGGAGAAAGTGTGTGGAGCAGTGGATCATCTCAACCTTGACTGTGTTGTGGTCGGAAGCAGAGGCTTAGGACTTCTCAAAAG GATATTGCTTGGGAGTGTGAGCACATATGTGGTGCAAAACGCTACATGTCCAGTTACTGTTGTGAAAGGGAAGGTTAAATCCTAA